One Festucalex cinctus isolate MCC-2025b chromosome 1, RoL_Fcin_1.0, whole genome shotgun sequence genomic region harbors:
- the ndufab1b gene encoding NADH:ubiquinone oxidoreductase subunit AB1b, with translation MLGTCRLLSVMASRALHQCVHSLARPSLRLLSGNLAVRAAPVLVAAALRPLSFAAASRRTRWLSQSSICSGMLCRQYGDLPPLTLETIEDRVMYVLKLYDKINPEKLLTSSHFMKDLGLDSLDQVEIIMAMEDEFGFEIPDVEAEKLMTPSEIVQYIADKKDVYE, from the exons ATGCTGGGTACCTGCCGACTTCTCTCAGTCATGGCGTCCCGTGCCCTGCATCAGTGCGTCCACTCTCTCGCCCGACCCTCGCTGCGGCTTCTGTCCGGCAACCTGGCAGTGAGAGCCGCTCCGGTCCTCGTGGCAGCCGCCCTCCGACCCCTCTCCTTCGCCGCGGCCAGCCGGAGGACGCGGTGGCTCAGCCAGAGCTCC ATCTGCTCGGGCATGCTGTGCCGACAATACGGGGACCTGCCCCCCCTCACTCTAGAGACCATCGAAGACCGCGTCATGTACGTCCTCAAGCTCTATGACAAGATTAACCCTGAGAAG CTGCTGACGTCCTCCCACTTCATGAAAGATTTGGGTCTGGACAGCCTGGACCAGGTGGAGATCATTATGGCCATGGAGGATGAGTTTG GCTTTGAGATTCCTGATGTAGAAGCCGAGAAGTTGATGACTCCCTCGGAGATCGTACAGTACATCGCAGACAAGAAGGATGTGTATGAataa
- the dctn5 gene encoding dynactin subunit 5 — translation MELSEILYNKAEYIETASGNKVSRQSVLCGSQNIVLNGKTIVMNDCIIRGDLANVRVGRHCVVKSRSVIRPPFKKFSKGVAFFPLHIGDHVFIEEDCVVNAAQIGSYVHIGKNCVIGRRCVLKDCCKILDNTVLPPETVVPPFTVFSGCPGLFSGELPECTQDLMIDVTKSYYQKFLPLSQI, via the exons ATGGAGTTGTCTGAAATATTGTACAACAAAGCGGAGTATATTGAGACG gCTTCTGGTAACAAGGTTAGCAGGCAATCGGTGCTCTGTGGAAGTCAAAACATCGTACTTAATGGCAAA ACCATCGTCATGAATGACTGCATCATCAGGGGGGACCTGGCTAATGTCAGGGTGGGCAGACATTGTGTGGTCAAAAGCAGGAGTGTCATTCGTCCACCATTCAAGAAGTTCAGCAAAGG AGTGGCCTTCTTCCCGCTGCACATCGGCGACCACGTGTTCATCGAAGAGGACTGCGTGGTGAACGCGGCCCAGATCGGATCCTACGTCCACATCGGCAAGAACTGCGTCATA GGTCGTCGCTGTGTGCTGAAAGACTGCTGCAAGATCTTGGACAACACTGTTCTTCCTCCGGAGACGGTGGTGCCTCCTTTTACTGTCTTTTCCGGATGCCCAG GCTTGTTTTCGGGGGAGCTTCCAGAGTGCACGCAGGACCTGATGATTGATGTCACGAAGAGCTACTATCAGAAGTTTCTTCCCCTCAGCCAGATATAA